From the genome of Aquipuribacter hungaricus:
GGTCGCGGCGCGCGCCGGCCGTCGGCGTCGCCGCCCGCGCCCCAGCGGCCGGTGTCACGGGGGTCCTGCCGCCCGCCGGAGCCGGCGTCGAGCTGCTGGCGCAGGTCGTCGAGGGAGGTCCGGAGCGCCTCGCGGACGGTCTCGTCGCCGCCGGCGAGCTCCACCTGCACGCCCTGCGACGTCTGCTCGGCGGTGATCCGCACCGGGCCCAGGTCCTCGGGCGACAGGTGGACGACCAGGCGCGTGATCTCGCCCAGGCCGGCGGCCAGGACGCGGGCGCGGGTGGCGGCGGCCACGGCGTCCATCTGCTGCAGGGTGAACGGCCCGATGGACGCGGCGGGAGGTGCGGCCGGGGTGGTCGGCGCGCCGGTGGCGACCGGGGCGGCCGGGGCCTG
Proteins encoded in this window:
- a CDS encoding flagellar hook-length control protein FliK — encoded protein: MDAVAAATRARVLAAGLGEITRLVVHLSPEDLGPVRITAEQTSQGVQVELAGGDETVREALRTSLDDLRQQLDAGSGGRQDPRDTGRWGAGGDADGRRAPRP